The DNA region CCGGGATTGCGATTAGTTTAAAACGCTCATTTGGTGTTGAAGATAAAGACATCGAGAAAGCGTTAAACATGGCAATTGTTGCCGGGCAAGCGGGTTCATTTGAATTGGCAGACATGGCGCAATATTTACCCAACCATTTAGCCGCCGCCGGTAATGCCGGTATGAGGGGGTTAGATGATTTCGCAACGTTGCTGGCCTTTAACCAGACATCAGCAATTACCGCTGGCAGCAGCCCGCGAGAAAGGCGTTAACGCAATTGATGGTTTTGTCGGCATCATTGATAAAGTGGTCGCCAATGACAATCAATATCAGGCATTGCAGGAAAAATTAAAAACCGCTAAAGGGGCTGATCGTCTTGAAACATTGAACTCGATGTCCTCAATTTTGGAAGGTTCAGCCGTTGGTAAAATGGTTAACGACCAACAGGCACTAAAAGCCCTTATCGGTTATCGGGCCAACCGGGATTATGCAAAAGAAGTGACCGACGCGAGCAACGCTCAACGAAACCTATCCGGCGACCAACTGGCAGGTAATGTCAACTTTGAGGTGATTAAATCAACCAATGATTTTCAAACAGAACGCCTGAGCAATGCAAAAGATTTCGGCAGCATGGATGCCATGACGCCGCTATCAAATGCTATCGGAAAAGTATCTCAGGAGTTAAGCGATTTAAGCTTGAGATTTCCGGATTTTACCGCATGGGTTGCAGGTTCCACCGATGGATTAAAAGCGCTTGCCGCTGCTGCAATGGCTATCGGTGGCGCAAAAATGTTGTTAGGTAATGGTGGTTTGAGTGGTGCTGGTGGTGGCTTAGGTGGCCTTACTGGCTCCGGTGGTGGTGGCGTGATGCGGTTTCCAGAACGTTTATTAAACGCGACACAGGGAACCACAAACGCCGTTCCGGTGTTTGTAACCAACTGGCAGGATAACCAAGGCTCAGGTAATGACGACTTTGAAAAACCAGACCTTGATACAGGTTTATTAAATGGTGCGTTAGCATTGGTTACAGAGCAATGGAACATTGCGGAAGAGGCAAAAAGACAAGGTATTTCACCGGCTGAACTTGCCGCCAGGCGCGGCGAAGAACGCGGAGAAAAGGCCAATAAATGGTTAGAGGAAATTGGATTTAACCCGAATAAATTTCTTGAAGAAAACGTCTTTTCACCTGTCTCTGGTTGGTTCAACTCCCTTGTATCTGGCGGCAATGTAAATCAGCCTCCGGTTGTTTCAGGAAACCGCACCCATTAACCTTAGTAATATAACGAAATTAATTGTTGATGGACGCACTCTGCGGAAGTGGTTAACCAGCATAACGATATAAAAATAAAACGTGGTTATGTGGGAGCAGAATTATAATGGCATGGTCTGAATATATGCTTGATGCTTCATTTCGGGGCGTTCGCTTTGATGTCATTCAGACGCGGGACTCTGTATCACGTTCGGTGGCTGTTCATGAATACCCTTATCAGGACGGCGGCGACGTCGAAGATTTAGGCCGTCAGCCTCGCAATAGTCGCATGACTGCGCTGTTTTGGGGTGATACTTACGAACAACAATTACAAGCCTTTATCGTCGCACTGGATACTTACGGAAGCGCTGAACTGATACACCGATTTTTGGTTCAATGCCTAATATGCAATGTATCGAATACGGCATCGACCACACACGCCGACAATGTCGATCATTGCTATGTTGAGCTGGTGTTTCTCGAAGCTACCCCGGCAACCCGTTTTTTATGCAAGAGTTCACTCTGTCAAAACTGGACGAAATACGCAATAAAATTCAGGGGTACTTGATGGGTTGCAAGGTATTTTAGATGCAGTTATTGCGCCATTAAAGACAGCACAAAAATACATGGCAAAGATTAAAGCGCTTGGCTCTGTCATGGTTAATATGGTGACGGTATTTCGTGTGTGATATTGTTGGTTTTATCAGTAGTGTGAAGGATTTTATTAACTATCCGGGCGCATTTTCTTAGCGACCTGCGCTCCGCTTTAGACTTAACCTCGTTGAGTTCAAAATCATCAACAACAAACAGTATTACCGCATATAGTGATAATACGATTTCAGACTGGAAAGAAACCAAATATCAATTAAACGCGATTGCGGCTATCCCTAACGCCATGATAACCGGTGAAACTGACGCGCCGGTCAGTATGCCTGCCGGTGCCACACTGGATGATATCAAAGAGCTAAACGCCATTGTGACTGCCGAAGTTGCCGCCGAGCTGACAAAAAATGCCGTAGAGATTTTGACCGACAAAGAACAGCTTGAAAAGCTTTCCCCTGATGACATCGAAATGATTGTGAATGATGTCCGGGAATCACTACAGAACGTTATTGACCAACATCGCGAACTGTACGAGCCTGAAATGCAAAGCGTCAGCAGTAGCCCGACAGATATTGCGTTGCGCTGGCAACCGGTCGTCTTGTCGTTAAAAGATATCGCGCTTGATGTACAAAATCTTGGCAATGCCGCCATTATGGCCCGCCCACCACTGGTACGCCGACGCATTGAGTCTGACTGTAATTTCCATTTACTCGCGCATAAGTTATACGGGGATTATCAACGCGCCGCCGAACTGTATCGGTTAAATCCTACTATCCGGGATTCTAATAATATCAAACAAGGTGATTTCATTTATGCCTACGCCAGATAATCAAACTCAAGACAATATCGACATTAACACGGTGAGCGTGATTATTAATGGGAAAGCTCACAGCAGTTGGACGCAATACAGCATCGACTCAGATTTTCTGACCCCTGCGGATGCGTGGAGCGTGTCTCTTGGTATCCCGGACGGCATTTTCCCGGATGATATCGCCGCAGGGATGCCCGTTACGGTTCAGGTTGGAAATGATACGGTTTTAGACGGTCGCATAGACCGCCGCCGCCGTTCTGTTCGTCGTGGTCAGACTACGCTATCGCTTAACGGACGGGATAAAGCCGGGATGTTGTATGACTGTTCCGCCCCCATATTTACCGCAAAACAACTGACATTAGAAGAAATTGTCGCCAGTATTGTTCGCCCTTTTGGTATTACAAAAATCCGTATTGATGCTGAGGCAACCACTATTAGCGACAAAATCAGCGTTGAACCGGGGGTGTCAGCTTGGGAAGCGCTGACCCGTGCTGCTAAAAATAGCGGCTTATGGCCTTGGTTTGACCCTGATGGGACGTTAGTTATCGGCGGGGCCGACTACACAATGCCGCCTGTAGCGTCGTTAATAATGCGTTTTGAAGGGGACGAAAATAACGTGATTTCAATTGATGAAACCACATCAATTGAAGGCAGTTTTTCTGAGTTAACGTTATTGGGACAAGGTCACGCGCAACGGTCATCGGGTAGCAGCAAAAGTAAAGATATTGGCATTGTTGATATCAGTTCCAACGAAAGCAGCAATAATGATTATGTGACCAGTTCTGCCGAAATTGGCTCACACAACATGAAAGTGGTTGTCTCTGACCTTGACATCCCATTTTATCGACCTAAAATCGCTACAGCAGGCGATATTGATAATATTGAACAGTTACGCTATCAGGCGCGAAAAATGCTTTCTGATGCGAAGCTGAACGCGTTTGATTTGGTTGTCGAAGTCAGAGGCCACAGAACGTCTGATGACGTTTTATGGTCGCCCGGACAGCGCATTCATGTTATTAGCGAACCTCACGACATAGACAGCGTCTATTTTTTGATGTCTCGCACGTTTATTGGTGGGCGCAATTCTGGCACCTATACCGTATTGGGACTTAAACAAGATGGTGTCTGGATACCAGATGCATACAAGAAAAAGAAAGAAAAACGCAAAGCAAAAAAAGGCAGTAAAAAAGGCAAGAAGGAGATAGGCATTGTCGACATTAGCTGAAATCAGTAAACAGGTTAACCGTCAATTAAACGGCATTAGACAGGCATTTAGAGGGGTGTTAACTCGCGTTAACAGTACTGGAGCCGCACAGGCTGTGCAGGCCGAAGCTCTGAACAATGAACCGTTGCAAGACGTCGAATATTTCCAACATTACGGCCTGACCAGTAATCCGCCTGCCGGAACGGCGGCAATCATGCTACCGCTGAACGGTAAAACGAGCTATAGTATTGTTATTGCGACAGAGCATGGACAATATCGATTGCAGGGTTTGAAATCCGGAGAGGTGGCAATCTATACCGATGAAGAAGCAAAAATTGTTTTAAAGCGTGGACGAATCATCGAAGTTGATTGTGATATTTACCGGGTTAACTGCCTGTCATTCGAAGTCAACGCCAGTGATAAAACAGATTTTAATACACCCATGCTGACTACTAGTGAACAAATGACAGCAAAAGCCAAAATCACCGGGCAAGGTGGCATGGCGATATCTGGTGGAAATGGCGGCGTAAGCGCAACTATTGACGGAACGTTAAAAGCCACGCAAGATATTGTCGCTGGAACCGTTAGCGTACA from Limnobaculum xujianqingii includes:
- a CDS encoding DNA circularization N-terminal domain-containing protein translates to MAWSEYMLDASFRGVRFDVIQTRDSVSRSVAVHEYPYQDGGDVEDLGRQPRNSRMTALFWGDTYEQQLQAFIVALDTYGSAELIHRFLVQCLICNVSNTASTTHADNVDHCYVELVFLEATPATRFLCKSSLCQNWTKYAIKFRGT
- a CDS encoding phage baseplate assembly protein — encoded protein: MPTPDNQTQDNIDINTVSVIINGKAHSSWTQYSIDSDFLTPADAWSVSLGIPDGIFPDDIAAGMPVTVQVGNDTVLDGRIDRRRRSVRRGQTTLSLNGRDKAGMLYDCSAPIFTAKQLTLEEIVASIVRPFGITKIRIDAEATTISDKISVEPGVSAWEALTRAAKNSGLWPWFDPDGTLVIGGADYTMPPVASLIMRFEGDENNVISIDETTSIEGSFSELTLLGQGHAQRSSGSSKSKDIGIVDISSNESSNNDYVTSSAEIGSHNMKVVVSDLDIPFYRPKIATAGDIDNIEQLRYQARKMLSDAKLNAFDLVVEVRGHRTSDDVLWSPGQRIHVISEPHDIDSVYFLMSRTFIGGRNSGTYTVLGLKQDGVWIPDAYKKKKEKRKAKKGSKKGKKEIGIVDIS
- a CDS encoding phage baseplate assembly protein V, yielding MSTLAEISKQVNRQLNGIRQAFRGVLTRVNSTGAAQAVQAEALNNEPLQDVEYFQHYGLTSNPPAGTAAIMLPLNGKTSYSIVIATEHGQYRLQGLKSGEVAIYTDEEAKIVLKRGRIIEVDCDIYRVNCLSFEVNASDKTDFNTPMLTTSEQMTAKAKITGQGGMAISGGNGGVSATIDGTLKATQDIVAGTVSVQKHIHNGDSGGTTSPPKQ